One genomic region from Prunus persica cultivar Lovell chromosome G3, Prunus_persica_NCBIv2, whole genome shotgun sequence encodes:
- the LOC18782609 gene encoding 1-aminocyclopropane-1-carboxylate oxidase — MKALLQTVKTGNKVKIKEAETIKSPSWIITETQWKAFYGTNGPAFGTQVSNYPQCPNPELIKGLRAHTDAGCMILLFQDDKVSGDGQWIDVSPMRHSIVIILDQLEVITNGKYKSVVHRVIAQTDSTRMSIASFYNPGSVAVIYPAPTLVEKEAEKKNQVCPKFVCEDYMKLYDGLKFQANEPRFEAMKAVEANFSLDLISTA; from the exons ATGAAAGCACTGCTCCAAACGGTCAAGACAGGAAACAAAGTGAAGATCAAGGAAGCAGAAACCATCAAGAGCCCGTCATGGATAATTACAGAG ACACAGTGGAAGGCCTTCTATGGAACAAATGGGCCAGCGTTTGGCACCCAGGTTAGCAACTACCCTCAATGTCCCAACCCTGAGCTGATCAAGGGTCTCCGGGCACACACCGATGCCGGCTGTATGATCCTGCTCTTCCAAGATGACAAGGTCAGTGGAGATGGCCAATGGATTGATGTGTCCCCCATGCGCCACTCCATTGTTATCATTCTTGACCAACTTGAG GTGATCACTAATGGGAAGTACAAGAGTGTGGTGCACAGAGTGATTGCCCAAACTGATAGCACCAGAATGTCAATAGCTTCCTTCTACAACCCTGGCAGTGTTGCTGTCATCTACCCTGCACCAACACTGGTGGAGAAAgaagcagagaagaagaatCAAGTTTGCCCGAAATTCGTGTGTGAAGACTATATGAAGCTCTATGATGGCCTTAAGTTCCAGGCCAACGAACCAAGATTTGAAGCCATGAAAGCAGTGGAAGCTAATTTCAGTTTGGATCTAATTTCAACAGCTTAA